Sequence from the Coleofasciculaceae cyanobacterium genome:
TTACTTTTAATCAAACCCTTTTCATCTGTACTTTTGCAAGCATTCCCTCTCTTTTTTGTCCCGTACAGAGAGTGATGAAGACCAAGCTGGTCATCGGGTTAAATAAATTGTGTCCTAACCAGATTTCTTTTACTATTCAATAGTAGTTCCGTTTTAGGGGTAGAGAACTAGCTGTAATTTCCCTCTCACAATGACTTCAGCTATTCATTGTTCTATCAACTTTTTTTGGTGCAAGATCTGAGTAATACTTTTCCTGAAGCATTAGAAGCATTTCGGACAGCCATGTCTTATCGTTTTGTCCAGTGGCTCAATCATAATATGGACGTTTTTACGTCTTATAAAGCTAGTTTGGGCTTTGTTTGGGCTTGATTTTTGTTTAAGTCCCGTTAAGTAGTGATGGCTTGGGAGTACGATAGGCGAATAACTTTACTACTTCCAATCTTCCATAGCCCCAGGATTTAGTGAAAAGAGAGAAACTTTCCCCCTCATCACTAAACAAGTTACGTTGGTCGATTTTGTAGATTTCTATAGACTTTAGCTATTTATACATTTAGGTCGACTTGATAGTAATTATCAAACCAATATTCTCCTTCTACAACAACATTGGTCATGGATCTTTGATGATCGTCTCGATGAACAAAACCATTTTCGCTTCCCAAACCACTACTACCCAAACCCATTTTGGTATCCGTAGGAGTAAAAGGATCATCAGGATTATGTAGATGAGCATCAATATCGGGCGCAATATCTTGATCGGCAGTTAGTCCCGATGCAGCATCATAATAGCCATCGACTACAACATCCCCTGCAAAAGAAAGATGATACGTAATTGGTGTAGCTTCGGTAATTTTATAAATGCCATATTCTTCAGCTTCATTAGTTAGAGATTGACTCGGGTTGCCCCAGGTTTGTCCTGCCAAAAGATCTAGCTCGCCAGGTTGCGAATATCCGTATCCCTGATAGTAATCTCCATTACCATATTCGTAAACAAATCGATAAAAACTAGGTACGTAAAGACCGAGACTATATTCAACATCTGCCGAATAACTCTCTACTTCTATAAGATAGTCTCCTGCTGCTAGATTGTTCAAATCAATACTTTCCAAGGAGGTAGTGCCTATTGCTTCCTCTAACAAACTATCTGCTGAGTCTAAATAATTGTTACCATTCTCATCTCGATAGACTCTAACATCCGCATCTCCAGTACCGCTAACCGCTGTCAGATCGAGGTCGAGACTTCCCGCAGCACTAAGCTGGAAACTATAGGTATCGACTGTATTTTCAGCGTTTAAAGTTCCAGTTTTAGTAACTCCCGCAGTAAGATAGCCAATACTTGTCTCGACGGTGACGGGGGAAAACGTCAGGCGATCGATCCTCGCCCATTCGGTGCCGTTGGGCGTGCCAATAATTTCAAGGGTGTTTCCAGGATTAATAACCAATCCTTCAATAGTATGAATCAAACGATTGCTCTCGTCTGGAAGTCCACCAGCAGGATCTCCGTCGAGAATCAGCGTATCAACCAAGCTACCATTGACGAGAATTTCTATATTGGCTTGGCCGTCATTTTCATCAAAGTAATCAAAAGACAGGTTGTAGGCCCCAGATAAGCTATAGTCGTCTGCGAGTAATGTTGCCGTACCAGAAGCTGTAGTGCCTTCAGGTAAGCCAATGATTTGTTCCCCCGAACTATAGTCTTGAATTTCATAATGCTCTAGATTTAATGATTCGGCTTCAACAATTACATCGGAACTAATACTGGT
This genomic interval carries:
- a CDS encoding pre-peptidase C-terminal domain-containing protein, which codes for MSAIYGTTTNDILTGTTDNDYLYVKSGNDELHGDAGQDTLEGDEGNDTLSGDSDRDILRGGVRDDDLFGGEGNDILSGGQRGNHVEVDYLAGGAGQDRFYLGDYHGNYYSQAGDSDYAVINDFELGQDQVVLDKGSYSLSASTILGLSGTAIYSGSELLGILYGVDSSELDFGDSLFTTILSLNGETSISSDVIVEAESLNLEHYEIQDYSSGEQIIGLPEGTTASGTATLLADDYSLSGAYNLSFDYFDENDGQANIEILVNGSLVDTLILDGDPAGGLPDESNRLIHTIEGLVINPGNTLEIIGTPNGTEWARIDRLTFSPVTVETSIGYLTAGVTKTGTLNAENTVDTYSFQLSAAGSLDLDLTAVSGTGDADVRVYRDENGNNYLDSADSLLEEAIGTTSLESIDLNNLAAGDYLIEVESYSADVEYSLGLYVPSFYRFVYEYGNGDYYQGYGYSQPGELDLLAGQTWGNPSQSLTNEAEEYGIYKITEATPITYHLSFAGDVVVDGYYDAASGLTADQDIAPDIDAHLHNPDDPFTPTDTKMGLGSSGLGSENGFVHRDDHQRSMTNVVVEGEYWFDNYYQVDLNV